One segment of Myotis daubentonii chromosome 11, mMyoDau2.1, whole genome shotgun sequence DNA contains the following:
- the LOC132212294 gene encoding olfactory receptor 1J4-like produces MRPENQSSVSQFLLLGLPIPPGQQGVLFTLFLGMYLTTVLGNLLIILLIRLDSRLHTPMYFFLSHLAFSDLSLSSVTIPKMLRNMQTRQQSISYGGCISQLYLFMLFSTLDSFLLAVMAYDRYVAICHPLHYSTIMREGLCVLLVAGSWNLSCGHALLHTLLLVRLSFYADNTITHYFCDLVALVKLSCSDTFLNELVIFTEGGMIFFLCFGIILGSYIQIGAIMLRVPSTKRLSKAFSTCGSHLSVVSLYYGTAAGVYFFSSSWGSKDIIASVMYTVVTPMLNPFIYSLRNRDIKQALEMCVNRVKFF; encoded by the coding sequence atgaggcctgagaaccagagcagcgtgtcccagttcctcctcctggggctccccatcccgccagggcagcagggcgtgctcttcaccctgttcctgggcatgtacctgaccacggtgctgggcaacctgctcatcatcctgctcatcaggctggactctcgcctgcacacgcccatgtacttcttcctcagccacctggccttctctgacctttctctctcctctgtcactATCCCTAAGATGCTCAGGAACATGCAGACTCGACAACAATCCATCTCCTATGGGGGATGTATTTCTCAGTTGTATCTTTTCATGCTTTTTAGTACTCTTGACAGTTTTCTTCTGGCTGTGATGGCATATGACAGGTATGTGGCCATCTGTCACCCTCTGCACTACAGCACCAtcatgagggaggggctgtgtgtgCTGCTAGTGGCTGGATCCTGGAATCTCTCCTGTGGACATGCCCTTTTGCACACCCTCCTCTTGGTCAGACTGTCTTTCTATGCTGACAATACCATCACCCACTACTTCTGTGACCTTGTTGCACTCGTGAAGCTTAGCTGTTCAGACACCTTCCTCAATGAGCTGGTCATATTCACCGAGGGAggaatgattttctttttgtgttttggtATTATTTTGGGCTCCTATATCCAGATAGGGGCCATCATGCTGAGGGTCCCCTCCACTAAGAGGCTCTCTAAAGCCTTTTCTACCTGTGGCTCCCATCTCTCTGTGGTGTCTTTATACTACGGGACAGCTGCAGGTGtttactttttctcctcatcaTGGGGTTCCAAAGACATAATTGCTTCAGTCATGTATACAGTAGTtacccccatgctgaaccccttcatctacagcctgaggaacagaGATATAAAACAGGCCTTAGAGATGTGTGTCAATAGGGTTAAGTTCTTTTAG
- the LOC132212819 gene encoding olfactory receptor 1J1-like: MRPENQSSVSQFLLLGLPIPPGQQGVFFTLFLGMYLTTVLGNLLIILLIRLDSRLHTPMYFFLSHLAFSDISLSSVTVPKMLMNMQTRQQSISYVGCISQLYFFILFAGIDNFLLAVMAYDRYVAICHPLHYTTIMREGLCVLLVAGSWVLSCGSALLHTFLLAQLMRPENQSSVSQFLLLGLPIPPGQQGVFFTLFLGMYLTTVLDNLLIILLIRLDSRLHTPMYLFLSHLALTDVSFSSVTVPKNLVNMQTWQQSIPYVGCISQLYAFIFLVVLTIFFWL, translated from the exons atgaggcctgagaaccagagcagcgtgtcccagttcctcctcctggggctccccatcccgccagggcagcagggcgtgttcttcaccctgttcctgggcatgtacctgaccacggtgctgggcaacctgctcatcatcctgctcatcaggctggactcgcgcctgcacacgcccatgtacttcttcctcagccacctggccttctctgacatttctctctcctctgtcactgTCCCTAAGATGCTCATGAACATGCAGACTCGGCAACAATCCATCTCCTATGTGGGATGCATTTCTCAGTTGTATTTCTTCATACTTTTTGCAGGTATTGACAATTTTCTTCTGGCTGTGATGGCATATGACAGGTACGTGGCCATCTGTCACCCTCTGCACTACACCACCAtcatgagggaggggctgtgtgtgCTGCTGGTGGCTGGCTCCTGGGTTCTCTCCTGTGGCAGTGCCTTGTTACACACCTTCCTATTGGCCCAACT CATGAGGCCTGAAAACCAGAGCAGCGtgtcccagttcctcctcctggggctccccatcccgccagggcagcagggcgtgttcttcaccctgttcctgggcatgtacctgaccacGGTGCTGGacaacctgctcatcatcctgctcaTCAGGCTTGACTCTCGCCTGCACACGCCCATGTATTTATTCCTCAGCCACTTGGCTCTGACTGATGTCTCCTTCTCCTCTGTCACTGTCCCTAAGAATCTCGTGAACATGCAGACTTGGCAACAATCCATCCCCTATGTGGGATGCATTTCTCAATtgtatgcatttatatttttggtagtCTTGACAATTTTCTTCTGGCTGTGA